In Leptospira harrisiae, a genomic segment contains:
- a CDS encoding UDP-N-acetylmuramoyl-L-alanyl-D-glutamate--2,6-diaminopimelate ligase, with protein sequence MKVSEIIKRIPELKLIKGDNSTEVDYIWADSRKLKSRDIFVLPEDNAEKQESFLKMARELGSEVVVVSKRHLKLKTLDSFPVILETEEPVGEAHGKTACLLAGNPAKKMKLVAITGTNGKTSLTFILFHLARKIGKNAALIGTVQIQIMDRILESGYTTPDASSLNLLLKQMLEEGIEYVFMEMSSHGLKLGRVAGLEITCAGFTNLTQDHLDFHTSMEDYFESKFKIFQLLEQSSVKNKFGLVASDVSFGQAMVKRISEAKLKSPIYLLGKAGEFNYSNTKLSLLGSEYRFHKKAKNLPFIEVRKIRTNLLGNFNVFNTSFALAIAYELGFPWDEVISCLEKIPTVPGRFHVVPFPDRSRIAVVDYAHTPDALENILKSCVEIAPKQIICLFGCGGDRDRTKRPQMAKIAENLADLVILTSDNPRTESPEVILDEIESGFSRGFQRYEKITDRRMAIKRAVSLLERDGILVVAGKGHETYQIIGKEKTKFIDFEEIENAFQNLELGR encoded by the coding sequence ATGAAAGTATCAGAAATTATCAAACGAATCCCTGAATTAAAACTCATCAAAGGGGATAATTCTACGGAAGTAGATTATATTTGGGCAGATAGTCGCAAGCTAAAATCCCGCGATATTTTTGTCTTACCCGAAGATAATGCCGAAAAACAAGAATCCTTCTTAAAGATGGCTCGCGAACTTGGATCTGAAGTTGTCGTTGTTTCCAAACGCCATTTAAAGTTAAAAACATTAGATTCTTTTCCCGTCATCCTTGAGACCGAAGAGCCAGTTGGGGAAGCTCATGGGAAAACTGCATGTTTACTTGCCGGGAACCCAGCAAAAAAAATGAAACTTGTGGCAATTACAGGAACGAACGGGAAAACTTCCTTAACCTTTATTCTTTTTCACCTTGCGAGAAAGATAGGAAAAAATGCCGCCCTCATTGGTACAGTCCAAATCCAAATTATGGATCGTATTTTAGAATCGGGATACACAACGCCAGATGCATCATCCTTGAATCTTCTTCTCAAACAGATGTTAGAAGAAGGTATTGAATATGTCTTTATGGAAATGAGTAGCCATGGATTAAAGCTAGGACGTGTGGCGGGCCTTGAGATCACTTGCGCTGGCTTTACAAATTTAACACAAGACCATTTAGATTTTCATACATCAATGGAAGATTATTTTGAGAGTAAATTTAAAATCTTTCAACTTTTGGAGCAGTCCTCAGTAAAAAACAAATTTGGACTTGTGGCTTCAGATGTTTCTTTTGGTCAGGCAATGGTAAAAAGAATTTCCGAAGCAAAATTAAAATCTCCAATTTATTTACTCGGAAAAGCTGGTGAGTTTAATTACTCAAACACAAAACTTTCGTTACTTGGTAGCGAGTACCGCTTTCATAAAAAAGCGAAAAACCTTCCATTCATTGAAGTTCGTAAAATAAGAACAAACCTACTTGGTAATTTTAACGTTTTTAACACTTCTTTTGCATTGGCCATTGCTTATGAGTTGGGTTTTCCTTGGGATGAGGTGATCTCTTGTTTGGAAAAAATTCCAACAGTTCCTGGGCGATTCCATGTTGTTCCTTTTCCAGATCGTTCCCGAATTGCAGTTGTGGATTATGCTCATACTCCGGATGCCCTAGAAAATATTCTGAAAAGCTGCGTAGAAATTGCTCCAAAACAAATTATTTGTTTGTTTGGATGTGGTGGAGACAGAGACCGGACCAAACGTCCGCAAATGGCAAAAATTGCAGAGAACCTTGCGGACCTAGTCATTCTTACTTCTGATAACCCAAGAACAGAATCGCCAGAAGTCATTTTAGATGAAATTGAATCTGGTTTTTCTAGGGGTTTTCAAAGGTATGAAAAAATAACTGATCGAAGAATGGCAATCAAACGCGCAGTGAGTTTACTCGAACGGGATGGAATTTTGGTTGTGGCTGGAAAAGGTCATGAAACTTACCAAATCATCGGAAAAGAAAAAACGAAATTTATCGATTTTGAAGAGATAGAGAATGCTTTTCAAAACTTAGAATTAGGTCGATAG
- a CDS encoding UDP-N-acetylglucosamine--N-acetylmuramyl-(pentapeptide) pyrophosphoryl-undecaprenol N-acetylglucosamine transferase yields the protein MSGSVLIAAGGTGGHISPGVALAEVLSEKLSIFGFDAVYLHSLVRNKDNPDLLNPPCEVLWHNVPQLGGLRTIVYPLLFIIPFIKTIFLFNRLQVSAVIGMGGYSSLPSILYAILFRKQLYLCEQNCVPGKITRIFAKFSRKIAFSFPLAAGYAIQGKTIGNPVRRRVIPEHLNIRQNENLHEGKKNTVNVLVLGGSQGARQLNQMILKTMENQEISSKYKFRLLTGTSLYEETKSKSVGDAEIISYANDMKPNYEWANIVVARSGAGVLAECLVFGLPMILIPYPFAADNHQKENANYIESQGAGVTIHSTSDDPTRLVQILLEWKNHSETLREMGHVSLALSNVNAAYQTVSYFFTDHN from the coding sequence ATGAGTGGATCTGTTCTAATTGCAGCCGGCGGAACCGGTGGTCATATATCTCCAGGTGTGGCATTGGCTGAAGTTTTGTCTGAAAAACTTTCCATTTTTGGTTTTGATGCAGTGTATTTGCACTCCCTTGTCCGCAACAAAGACAATCCTGATTTACTCAATCCTCCTTGTGAAGTTCTTTGGCACAATGTTCCGCAGTTAGGCGGTTTAAGGACGATTGTTTATCCTCTTTTATTTATAATTCCTTTTATAAAAACAATTTTTTTATTCAATCGTTTACAAGTCAGTGCGGTGATTGGAATGGGTGGTTATTCAAGTCTTCCTTCGATCCTTTATGCCATCCTCTTCCGTAAACAATTGTATTTATGTGAACAAAATTGTGTGCCAGGTAAAATCACTCGGATTTTTGCAAAGTTTTCCAGAAAAATAGCTTTTAGTTTTCCACTAGCAGCAGGTTATGCAATTCAAGGAAAAACAATTGGCAATCCAGTCAGACGAAGAGTTATTCCCGAACATCTTAATATCAGACAAAATGAAAACCTTCATGAAGGAAAAAAGAATACGGTGAATGTTCTCGTTCTTGGTGGATCACAAGGGGCAAGACAACTCAACCAAATGATTTTGAAAACGATGGAGAATCAGGAAATTTCTTCTAAATATAAATTCAGATTACTTACCGGAACTTCTCTTTATGAAGAAACAAAATCGAAATCAGTGGGTGATGCCGAAATCATTTCTTATGCCAATGATATGAAACCAAATTATGAATGGGCAAACATTGTTGTAGCAAGATCCGGTGCTGGAGTTCTTGCAGAATGTTTGGTTTTCGGATTGCCTATGATTCTCATTCCTTATCCCTTTGCAGCAGACAACCACCAAAAAGAAAATGCAAATTATATAGAATCCCAAGGGGCTGGTGTGACCATTCATTCTACTTCAGATGACCCAACTAGACTTGTTCAAATTTTACTAGAGTGGAAAAACCATTCGGAAACCCTTCGAGAGATGGGCCATGTATCTTTAGCACTTTCCAACGTGAATGCAGCCTACCAAACCGTTTCTTATTTTTTTACAGATCATAACTAA
- a CDS encoding HIT family protein, which yields MSSYEEHSLRKNLFSIGKLGYAKGDRPNVDCILCGVRDKDEIVPNLTIAETELSIVSVNLFPYNPGHIIIFPKRHIIHYLELTEEEALDIHKLTQKTMRILEKQWKVQGFNIGYNLGKNSGGSIPHIHEHIVPRFPNEAGFLDVLSNTRIVIYEPYQMWDDLKKIWANESETI from the coding sequence ATGAGTTCCTATGAAGAACATTCTCTCAGAAAAAACCTGTTCAGCATAGGAAAACTGGGTTATGCCAAAGGGGACAGACCCAATGTCGACTGCATCCTTTGTGGGGTTCGAGATAAAGACGAAATTGTTCCTAATTTGACCATTGCCGAAACTGAACTTTCAATCGTTTCAGTGAATCTTTTTCCCTACAATCCGGGGCATATCATTATTTTTCCCAAACGTCATATCATCCATTACTTGGAACTTACTGAAGAAGAAGCCTTGGACATCCACAAGTTGACTCAAAAAACAATGAGAATTCTGGAAAAACAATGGAAGGTGCAAGGGTTTAATATTGGTTATAATTTGGGAAAAAATAGTGGTGGATCCATCCCCCATATTCATGAACACATAGTTCCCAGATTTCCCAACGAGGCGGGTTTTTTAGATGTACTTTCCAATACTAGGATAGTCATCTATGAGCCTTACCAAATGTGGGATGATCTAAAAAAAATCTGGGCTAATGAATCAGAAACAATCTAA
- the rsmH gene encoding 16S rRNA (cytosine(1402)-N(4))-methyltransferase RsmH, producing MSESPHIPVLPREVIDLLQKSEVTEPQWFLDGTAGEGGHSKLILQTFPKAKLILIDRDAVMLERAKKEIQSVIGSLDRVFAFQMNFSEVDKDFLDSLDCPGLDGALVDLGVSLFHFLHSGRGFTFKNEEPLDMRLEPQVGQKTAADVVNYSTVLHLKKVFWEYGEERWALKVANNIVQSRHKKKFETNTDLVKLVEASIPRKFWPKESHPATKIFQALRIEVNEELLHAEKGIRSLSECLKVGGVLACISFHSLEDRIVKWTFRDLKTTDHFEILTKKPILPTDSEIKENRASRSAKLRGLQKINPILNKRWER from the coding sequence GTGTCAGAATCGCCTCATATTCCCGTACTTCCTAGAGAAGTCATTGATTTGCTACAAAAATCAGAAGTCACCGAACCCCAATGGTTCCTAGATGGGACGGCTGGTGAAGGTGGTCATTCCAAACTCATTTTACAAACATTCCCCAAGGCAAAGCTCATTCTCATCGATCGTGATGCCGTGATGCTTGAGCGAGCAAAAAAGGAAATCCAATCGGTAATTGGTTCCCTCGATCGAGTATTTGCCTTTCAAATGAATTTCTCTGAAGTAGATAAAGATTTCTTGGATTCTTTAGATTGCCCTGGCCTTGACGGAGCCTTGGTTGATTTAGGAGTCTCTCTCTTTCATTTTCTCCATTCAGGTCGTGGATTTACCTTTAAAAACGAAGAACCTTTGGATATGCGTCTCGAACCACAAGTCGGACAAAAAACGGCAGCGGATGTTGTGAATTATAGTACTGTTTTACATTTAAAAAAAGTGTTTTGGGAATATGGAGAAGAACGTTGGGCTTTGAAAGTAGCCAATAACATCGTACAGTCGAGGCATAAAAAAAAATTCGAAACCAATACAGACTTAGTGAAACTTGTAGAAGCATCCATCCCAAGAAAATTTTGGCCTAAGGAATCACATCCTGCAACAAAGATATTTCAAGCCTTGAGGATTGAGGTAAATGAAGAACTGTTACACGCTGAAAAGGGCATTCGTTCCCTTTCTGAATGTTTAAAAGTTGGCGGTGTCCTTGCCTGTATATCATTTCACTCTTTAGAAGACAGAATTGTCAAATGGACTTTCCGCGATCTCAAAACAACCGATCATTTTGAAATTTTAACAAAAAAACCAATTCTACCTACTGATTCTGAAATCAAAGAAAATAGAGCATCGAGGTCAGCAAAATTAAGAGGTCTTCAAAAGATAAATCCGATATTAAATAAGAGATGGGAACGATGA
- the murC gene encoding UDP-N-acetylmuramate--L-alanine ligase gives MKGPILFLGIGGSGMSSLAHMALDLNLPVFGYDQKKTDTTAYLEERGASIQNDISNIPLDGIEMVVYSSAINEKHKQVFDEIKQKKIALKHRSEFMHLLVSGQKSISVAGSHGKTSTTTMVSQILSEQGMDPTIMIGGDTSLLERRGGKIGKGVFAVYESDESDGSFLKHKASIRLLTNIDNDHLDYYKTRNRLEEAFFEYMAFNTAGDLVLFADDPGIREVLLHKTKENSFHPNFSLYLCLGSNEIQSEWYRALESKLGNQLVPVTYEIRDNVLEFQFPNLETCFLELPFPGVHYLTNGLVALTAAFVAGVSPKTSAEILSRYIGVKRRQETLGTWNDVTIMDDYGHHPTEIEMVIRSLKNQLKSNGRLVVLFQPHRYTRTQLLLEDLAKSLSGSEILFILPIYPAGELAIPGITHQSFLPLLEPEKTKFLSGEIEPDLVWIKQKLHKGDILLCLGAGNVRDWGLTLLKQKL, from the coding sequence ATGAAAGGTCCGATTTTATTTTTAGGAATTGGTGGGAGTGGGATGTCGAGTCTTGCTCATATGGCTCTCGATTTAAATCTTCCTGTCTTCGGATATGATCAGAAAAAAACAGACACCACTGCTTATTTAGAAGAGCGAGGTGCATCCATTCAAAATGATATTTCTAATATTCCGCTAGATGGAATAGAAATGGTGGTTTATAGTTCAGCAATCAACGAAAAACATAAACAAGTGTTTGATGAAATAAAACAAAAAAAAATCGCCCTCAAACATAGATCTGAATTTATGCACTTACTCGTTTCTGGTCAGAAATCTATATCGGTAGCTGGCAGTCACGGTAAAACTTCAACCACGACAATGGTCTCACAAATCCTCTCTGAACAAGGAATGGATCCTACTATTATGATTGGAGGAGATACGAGCCTTCTCGAAAGAAGAGGGGGAAAAATCGGGAAAGGTGTTTTTGCAGTTTATGAATCAGATGAATCGGATGGTAGTTTCTTAAAACACAAAGCATCCATTCGCCTTTTAACAAATATTGACAATGACCACTTAGATTATTACAAAACTAGAAATCGGTTAGAAGAAGCATTTTTTGAATATATGGCATTTAATACAGCAGGCGACCTTGTGTTATTTGCGGATGATCCAGGGATACGCGAAGTTCTGTTACATAAAACAAAGGAAAATTCGTTTCATCCTAATTTTTCGCTCTATCTTTGTTTGGGTTCTAATGAAATTCAATCTGAATGGTACCGGGCGCTCGAATCAAAACTTGGAAACCAATTAGTGCCTGTGACTTATGAAATCAGAGATAATGTTTTAGAATTTCAATTTCCAAATTTAGAAACATGCTTTTTAGAACTTCCATTTCCTGGGGTTCACTATCTTACAAATGGTCTTGTAGCCTTAACTGCTGCCTTTGTAGCAGGGGTTTCACCAAAGACTTCCGCAGAAATACTTTCGAGATACATTGGAGTCAAACGAAGGCAAGAAACATTGGGAACTTGGAACGATGTTACAATTATGGATGACTATGGCCACCATCCAACAGAAATTGAAATGGTAATTCGTTCTTTAAAAAATCAATTAAAATCAAATGGTCGGCTTGTGGTTCTTTTTCAACCGCATCGTTATACTAGAACCCAGTTGCTGCTAGAAGATTTAGCCAAATCACTGTCAGGCTCAGAAATTCTTTTTATACTTCCTATTTATCCAGCTGGTGAATTGGCGATTCCTGGAATAACTCACCAATCATTTTTACCACTTTTAGAACCTGAAAAAACAAAATTCCTAAGTGGAGAAATCGAACCCGATTTAGTATGGATCAAACAAAAATTACATAAAGGAGATATTTTACTTTGTTTAGGTGCAGGAAACGTTCGAGATTGGGGACTTACCTTACTAAAACAAAAACTCTAA
- a CDS encoding 5-(carboxyamino)imidazole ribonucleotide synthase, whose product MKIGVLGSGQLGQMMCLEALPLGYDFFCYSPDKESPCERVGALSTVASYESLTDLKEFLSHINVLSFEFENIPKSTLEFLESEAKRTLIFPPPKALMIAQDRYLEKSHFRKLGFRTAEFFHLTRESSNLEIKISFPWIIKTLRFGYDGKGQVKVQDLIQYKKFLETAFPSGNEEYLIEEVIPFQKEISIILTRFQNGEIVCYGAVENEHKNHILDLSIYPARIPTGLNLEAIQMASKLAESLGYIGTLGVEFFLKDNQLYLNEFAPRPHNTGHFTQDCQSFSQFHLHVSAITGNLPPTDVRPKPTLMKNILGNEYEESLRIVRTLLKDDRYQLHLYGKKDAKIGRKMGHLNFKGNLEEVNPLFHDL is encoded by the coding sequence ATGAAAATTGGTGTTTTGGGATCAGGACAATTGGGCCAAATGATGTGTTTAGAAGCACTTCCTCTTGGTTATGATTTTTTTTGTTATTCTCCTGACAAAGAATCTCCTTGTGAACGTGTGGGAGCCCTGTCTACCGTTGCTTCTTATGAATCGCTTACTGACTTAAAAGAATTTTTATCTCATATAAATGTTCTTAGTTTTGAATTTGAAAACATACCGAAATCGACTTTGGAATTTCTGGAATCGGAAGCAAAACGAACGTTAATTTTTCCACCTCCAAAAGCTCTTATGATCGCCCAAGATCGGTACTTAGAAAAATCTCATTTTAGAAAACTAGGATTCCGAACTGCCGAGTTTTTTCATTTAACCAGAGAAAGTTCCAATTTAGAAATTAAAATAAGTTTTCCTTGGATTATCAAAACCCTACGTTTTGGATATGATGGAAAAGGACAGGTTAAAGTTCAGGATCTAATCCAATACAAAAAGTTTTTAGAGACCGCATTTCCAAGCGGGAATGAAGAATATTTAATTGAAGAAGTGATTCCCTTCCAAAAGGAAATAAGTATCATTCTGACTCGATTTCAAAATGGTGAAATTGTTTGTTATGGTGCTGTTGAAAATGAACACAAAAATCATATTTTAGACCTGTCGATATATCCTGCAAGAATTCCTACTGGATTGAATTTAGAAGCGATTCAAATGGCATCTAAATTGGCTGAATCCCTTGGTTACATTGGTACCTTGGGTGTGGAATTCTTTTTGAAAGACAACCAATTATATTTAAATGAATTTGCACCTAGACCGCATAACACAGGTCACTTTACACAAGATTGCCAAAGTTTTTCTCAATTCCATTTACATGTATCGGCAATTACAGGAAACCTTCCTCCAACGGACGTTAGACCAAAACCTACACTAATGAAAAATATTTTAGGAAATGAATATGAGGAAAGTCTTAGAATTGTTCGTACACTTTTAAAAGATGATAGATACCAATTGCACCTTTATGGAAAAAAGGATGCCAAAATTGGAAGAAAAATGGGTCATTTGAATTTCAAAGGAAATTTAGAGGAAGTAAACCCACTATTTCATGATTTATAA
- a CDS encoding FtsW/RodA/SpoVE family cell cycle protein, whose protein sequence is MQIFRSLQNLFRFGTSRFDGPVLYGIFILFGTGIVIMYSASVIPAEREFSDPNYYLNKQLLWGTLGIFSFLVFSQIPYQFLVRWSFLFSVLSLLLLISVFIPGIGKSVGTSYGRSFNRWIQFGGIQIQPSEFSKISILLFSSYFFYNFDFKKVKWDRKKITSVFLIFVTLVLIVIEPAFGTTVELLLVLFFFVLLAGFPMKRLFILGASILPLLVVLVTQVGYRKKRLEIWLDPYKFRFDEGHQLVTSFRAFFDGGSLGRPVGSGYAHRYLAYSHTDFVMASFVEDFGFLGFILFLSTVIFLLVRIYFLLQRTKDKLGFFLGSGILILFGFQTILNLFVVTGIVPVTGISLPFLSYGGSSLITIFILFGILANITSKENLVL, encoded by the coding sequence ATGCAAATCTTCCGGTCATTACAAAACCTCTTTCGCTTTGGAACTTCGAGGTTTGATGGTCCGGTATTGTATGGAATTTTCATTCTATTTGGTACAGGAATTGTCATTATGTACAGCGCTTCGGTCATACCTGCTGAACGTGAATTTTCTGATCCAAATTATTACCTGAACAAACAATTACTTTGGGGAACCCTTGGGATTTTTTCATTTTTAGTTTTTAGTCAGATACCATATCAATTTCTCGTTAGGTGGTCTTTTTTATTTTCAGTTTTAAGTTTGTTACTTCTGATTTCTGTTTTTATTCCTGGAATCGGGAAATCTGTTGGAACAAGTTATGGACGAAGTTTCAATCGTTGGATTCAATTTGGAGGAATCCAAATCCAACCTTCTGAGTTTTCAAAAATCAGTATTTTACTTTTTTCTTCTTATTTCTTTTATAATTTTGATTTTAAAAAAGTAAAATGGGACCGTAAAAAAATTACATCGGTCTTTTTGATTTTTGTTACATTGGTTCTCATTGTCATTGAACCAGCATTTGGAACCACAGTTGAATTACTTCTTGTATTGTTTTTTTTCGTTTTGCTCGCTGGTTTTCCAATGAAACGACTTTTTATTTTAGGTGCTTCCATTTTACCGCTATTAGTTGTTCTCGTAACTCAAGTTGGTTACCGAAAAAAACGTTTAGAAATTTGGCTCGATCCTTATAAATTTCGGTTTGATGAAGGCCACCAACTTGTCACTAGTTTTCGTGCATTTTTTGATGGTGGAAGTTTGGGTAGGCCTGTTGGTTCGGGTTACGCACATCGCTATTTGGCTTATAGCCATACGGACTTTGTGATGGCATCCTTTGTGGAAGATTTTGGATTTCTAGGATTTATACTTTTTCTTTCGACTGTAATTTTTCTACTTGTACGGATCTATTTTTTACTCCAAAGGACAAAAGACAAACTCGGATTCTTTCTGGGATCAGGAATTTTGATCCTATTCGGATTCCAAACCATTTTGAATCTTTTTGTTGTGACAGGGATTGTTCCTGTCACGGGAATCTCTCTTCCTTTTTTAAGTTATGGAGGATCATCGCTCATTACAATATTTATCTTATTCGGAATTCTTGCCAACATCACGAGTAAAGAGAATTTGGTATTATGA
- the mraY gene encoding phospho-N-acetylmuramoyl-pentapeptide-transferase, protein MFQWIYESFGNDYGFLRVFSYVTLRAMMAGLTSMFITFLFGKALISFLLSLKFRESVRNDGPQSHAAKSGTPTMGGLIMILSLTISTLLWGNLSNHNVLLLLVSAILFAGLGFTDDYMKSVKKIKGGMRARTKFLVTIFFAVSITTLYFYFTGKSNTVPTKGIVFTITDLFLPFVKGPVWNLGFLAVPFAIIVLIGSSHAVNLTDGLDGLASGTVVIATATFALISYVSGTPSAANYLHIPYLPGSHEYSVFLAGLSGALLGFLWFNCHPAQVFMGDTGSLFLGSTLGLVAIMLKKEILLVILGGIFVAEAVSVILQVASFKLTGKRIFKMAPLHHHFELSGWSEEKVVIRFWIIGIILAIITLSTLKIQ, encoded by the coding sequence ATGTTCCAGTGGATTTATGAATCGTTTGGAAACGATTATGGTTTCCTTAGAGTTTTTAGTTATGTAACCCTTCGCGCGATGATGGCAGGTCTTACATCCATGTTTATTACCTTTCTGTTTGGGAAAGCACTGATTTCTTTCCTTCTTTCTTTGAAATTTCGAGAATCAGTTCGAAACGATGGGCCACAATCACATGCAGCGAAATCGGGAACTCCTACAATGGGAGGTCTTATTATGATTTTATCTCTGACCATCTCTACTCTGTTATGGGGGAATCTTTCCAATCATAACGTTTTGTTACTTCTTGTGTCTGCCATTTTATTTGCCGGACTTGGATTTACTGATGATTATATGAAGTCTGTAAAAAAAATCAAAGGGGGAATGCGAGCAAGAACCAAATTTTTAGTTACCATCTTCTTTGCTGTATCCATCACAACTCTCTATTTTTATTTTACAGGCAAATCCAACACAGTACCTACCAAAGGAATTGTATTTACGATTACTGATTTATTTTTGCCTTTTGTGAAAGGACCTGTCTGGAATTTAGGATTTTTAGCAGTGCCATTTGCGATCATCGTACTCATTGGAAGTTCTCATGCTGTAAATTTAACAGATGGTTTAGATGGCCTTGCCTCAGGAACGGTTGTCATTGCTACTGCAACTTTCGCCTTGATTTCCTATGTATCGGGAACACCTTCCGCTGCCAATTACCTTCACATACCTTATTTGCCTGGATCACATGAATACTCTGTGTTTCTTGCTGGACTATCGGGTGCTCTTCTTGGTTTTTTATGGTTCAATTGTCATCCGGCCCAAGTGTTTATGGGTGACACCGGATCTTTATTTTTAGGTTCCACACTTGGTCTTGTTGCCATTATGCTTAAAAAAGAAATCCTACTTGTGATCCTCGGAGGAATTTTTGTTGCGGAAGCAGTGAGTGTGATTTTGCAAGTAGCTTCCTTTAAACTCACGGGAAAAAGAATCTTTAAGATGGCACCCTTACACCATCATTTTGAATTGTCTGGATGGTCAGAAGAAAAAGTGGTGATTCGGTTTTGGATCATAGGGATCATACTTGCGATCATCACTTTGTCCACACTTAAAATCCAATAA